The Anopheles coluzzii chromosome 2, AcolN3, whole genome shotgun sequence genome window below encodes:
- the LOC120948127 gene encoding myophilin, with translation MSTHRAPKSGFAAEAQRKINSKYSEELAAECLEWIKEVTGEPINTSGDMDNFFEVLKDGTVLCTLANAIEAGTVKKVNTSKMAFKCMENISAFLEAAKKFGVPPQETFQSVDLWERQNLNSVVICVQSLGRKAGKYGKPSIGPKEADKNERQFSDEQLRAGQTVISLQYGSNKGATQSGINFGNTRHM, from the coding sequence ATCAACTCCAAGTACAGCGAGGAGCTGGCCGCCGAATGTCTGGAATGGATCAAGGAGGTGACCGGCGAGCCGATCAACACGTCCGGCGATATGGACAACTTTTTCGAGGTGCTGAAGGACGGTACCGTGCTGTGCACGCTCGCGAACGCCATCGAAGCGGGCACGGTGAAGAAGGTCAACACGAGCAAGATGGCGTTCAAGTGCATGGAGAACATCTCCGCGTTCCTGGAGGCGGCGAAGAAGTTCGGCGTGCCGCCGCAGGAAACCTTCCAGAGCGTGGACCTGTGGGAGCGGCAGAATCTCAACTCGGTCGTCATCTGCGTCCAGTCGCTCGGGCGCAAGGCGGGCAAGTACGGCAAGCCCTCGATCGGCCCGAAGGAGGCGGACAAGAACGAGCGCCAGTTCAGCGACGAGCAGCTGCGGGCCGGCCAGACCGTCATCTCGCTGCAGTACGGCTCGAACAAGGGCGCCACCCAGAGCGGCATCAACTTTGGCAACACCAGACACATGTAA
- the LOC120951843 gene encoding replication stress response regulator SDE2, producing the protein MYSIAYGGELLQLPVRSEGECNIPLAIERWTGLLPSEYYCTQNGRRVSAADHGNLVPEVPLRVCERLPGGKGGFGSMLRAIGAQIEKTTNREACRDLSGRRLRDINEEKRLKAYLEKQQEAEDNERVKAERKIAKLLSKPKHEFHDKEYEHARSELVVAADEAIEEGLQKAIVLEMEQAVKDAVTAEVAATANTAADTQAKDSRKRKLPDTKSKKAPAKKGALWLGVGDLSSSSETDDDSTDESSDGAMAKGKLVAV; encoded by the exons atgtattCCATTGCATACGGTGGTGAGTTGCTGCAGTTGCCGGTAAGAAGTGAAGGCGAGTGCAACATACCGCTCGCAATCGAGCGTTGGACG GGTCTGCTACCATCGGAGTACTACTGCACCCAGAACGGACGCCGTGTATCAGCCGCCGATCATGGCAATCTCGTTCCGGAAGTTCCGCTGCGCGTCTGCGAGCGACTTCCGGGCGGAAAGGGTGGTTTCGGTTCGATGCTGCGAGCCATCGGTGCACAGATCGAGAAAACCACCAACCGAGAGGCTTGCCGGGACCTGAGTGGACGCCGACTGCGCGATATCAACGAGGAGAAACGGCTCAAAGCGTACCTGGAGAAGCAACAGGAAGCGGAAGACAATGAACGGGTCAAGGCGGAACGAAAGATTGCGAAGCTGCTGTCCAAGCCGAAGCACGAGTTTCATGATAAAGAGTACGAGCACGCCCGGAGTGAGCTGGTTGTGGCGGCCGACGAAGCGATCGAGGAGGGATTGCAGAAGGCAATCGTGCTAGAGATGGAACAGGCGGTGAAGGATGCAGTGACGGCTGAAGTGGCTGCAACAGCCAACACGGCTGCTGACACGCAGGCCAAAGACAGTCGCAAAAGGAAGCTGCCGGATACGAAGTCCAAGAAGGCACCAGCGAAGAAAGGCGCCCTGTGGTTAGGTGTGGGAGATCTGAGTTCTTCCAGCGAGACGGATGACGATTCAACGGACGAGAGTAGTGATGGCGCGATGGCGAAGGGAAAACTGGTTGCGGTGTGA